TGCGCTCATCGCTCCCACCTCGGCCGCCACCAAAGAACCGCCGACCGCGAACTGGTCCGCGTGCACCACCAGGCTGAATCCCACGGCCTTGGCCTTGGTCAGGAACTTCCTCCCTATCTCAGGAGCGAAGGCCCCCTCGTCGATGAAGATGTCCACCCGTTCCGTCAGGACCCCCGCCCTCACCCGGGGAAGGATCTCCTCCAGAACATATTCCAGATACTCTTCGTGCGAACTGAACTCCGGAGGAAGGACGTGGGCGGCGAGGCACGTAGGCACCAAGGTGGGATAGATCCCCTCCAGCTCCTTCACCATACCAATGGCTCGGAGCATCTTTAGTTCGGATCTCACGTCGAGTCCATATCCGCTCTTGACCTCGCAGGTCGTTACCCCTCTCAACAGATGCTCCTTCGCCCTTTCGGCCAGCAGCTGAACCAACGTATCTTCCGAGGCTTCTCGGGTATGCTTGACGGTGCTCAGGATGCCGCCTCCACCTTCAGCAATCTGTTGGTAGGTCTCGCCGGCCAAGCGCCGGGCGTACTCCTCGGTCCGCGAACCGGCATAGCAGATGTGAGTGTGGGAATCGATGAAGCCCGGAAGCAGGACCGTGCTCTCGCGCACGGGGGAGATGGTCATGGGGAGAAAATCAGACCTTGCCTTCTCCCTCAGTTGCTGGAATTGGTCTTTGCTCAGTACCTGCTTGATATGAACGCCCTCTAGCAGCAGCCCACCGCCTTCGACGACCTCCAGTCCATCGTCCTTGAGCGGACCGGTCGGGGATAGATGGTCCATGGTGACCATCTGTGAGAACGGACCCAATAGTTGCTGCCTGGTCAAAGGGACTTCACCCGGAACGAAGTTGATGAGCAGGACTTGTGTGCCGGAGGTAATAATACTTCACCCGACGCCAGCTACTTCCTTTTCTTGTTCGTCCGATCGGAGACCAGGCGTTCCACCAATCCCTTCTCCGGAATGAATGGCATCGTGATATGTCCCTCATGGGTGCGGTTCCATTCCTTTGCTGTATCAATGGCATTGGGGTTGCGGGCCCACGCTCTCCTGGCTATGCCGC
The Methanomassiliicoccales archaeon genome window above contains:
- the hutI gene encoding imidazolonepropionase, producing MDHLSPTGPLKDDGLEVVEGGGLLLEGVHIKQVLSKDQFQQLREKARSDFLPMTISPVRESTVLLPGFIDSHTHICYAGSRTEEYARRLAGETYQQIAEGGGGILSTVKHTREASEDTLVQLLAERAKEHLLRGVTTCEVKSGYGLDVRSELKMLRAIGMVKELEGIYPTLVPTCLAAHVLPPEFSSHEEYLEYVLEEILPRVRAGVLTERVDIFIDEGAFAPEIGRKFLTKAKAVGFSLVVHADQFAVGGSLVAAEVGAMSADHLEQSTEREMRALLEKGVVAIALPGSSLGLGGPFAPVRKMLDMGLSVVIASDWNPGSAPMGDLLTQAALLGADQRLSMAETLAGITYRAARALGLEDRGTIKPGFVADLVGFPCESFKEILYRQGAIHPSLVVCRGHRVM